A single window of Jatrophihabitans sp. DNA harbors:
- a CDS encoding ferredoxin → MTEGGTDSEVLEVWIDQQLCTGDGLCVQYAPEVFEFDVDGLAYVKDAEGDLKQSDGARVDVPANLRLDVLDSAKECPGNCIHVARAADGVLVAGPDA, encoded by the coding sequence GTGACAGAGGGCGGCACGGACTCCGAAGTGCTCGAAGTGTGGATCGACCAGCAGCTGTGCACCGGTGACGGCCTGTGCGTGCAGTACGCCCCGGAGGTCTTCGAGTTCGACGTCGACGGCCTCGCCTATGTCAAGGACGCCGAGGGCGATCTCAAGCAGAGCGACGGCGCCCGGGTCGACGTGCCGGCCAACCTGCGGCTGGACGTCCTGGACTCGGCCAAGGAGTGCCCGGGCAACTGCATCCACGTGGCCCGGGCCGCCGACGGCGTGCTGGTGGCCGGCCCCGACGCCTGA
- a CDS encoding tRNA (adenine-N1)-methyltransferase — translation MPDVTADQTTEAARFRVGDRVQLTDPKGRLHTVTLEAGKQFHTHRGAIAHDHLIGVEEGSVVFSTSGTGYLALRPLLSDYVLSMPRGAAVIYPKDAAQIVSEGDIHPGARVLEAGAGSGALTCSLLRAVGPTGSVISYERRADHLEHARRNVDAFFGGPPENWDLRLADLCEHPPAEVVDRVILDMLAPWDVLPAVGPALRSGGVLIGYVATTTQLSRLVEALRDEGGWTEPHAWECLVRNWHVLGLAVRPDHRMQGHTAFLVTARRLAPGVVAPTRQRRPAKTVELEVAFGMVVEPAQPDSDQRPARPPLP, via the coding sequence GTGCCCGACGTGACCGCTGACCAGACGACCGAAGCAGCCCGATTCAGAGTCGGTGACCGGGTGCAGCTGACCGACCCCAAGGGGCGGCTGCACACCGTCACGCTCGAGGCCGGCAAGCAGTTCCACACCCATCGGGGCGCCATCGCCCACGATCACCTGATCGGCGTCGAGGAGGGGTCGGTGGTGTTCTCGACCTCCGGCACCGGCTACCTCGCGCTGCGCCCGCTACTCAGCGACTACGTCCTGTCGATGCCGCGCGGGGCTGCGGTGATCTATCCCAAGGACGCGGCCCAGATCGTGTCCGAGGGCGATATCCACCCCGGCGCCCGGGTGCTGGAGGCCGGAGCGGGCTCCGGCGCCCTGACCTGCTCGTTGCTGCGGGCAGTCGGGCCCACCGGCTCGGTGATCTCCTACGAACGACGGGCCGACCACCTCGAGCACGCCAGGCGCAACGTCGACGCGTTCTTCGGCGGCCCGCCCGAGAACTGGGACCTGCGACTGGCCGACCTCTGCGAGCACCCGCCTGCCGAGGTCGTCGACCGGGTCATCCTCGACATGCTGGCGCCCTGGGACGTGCTGCCCGCGGTGGGCCCGGCGCTGCGCTCCGGAGGGGTGCTGATCGGCTACGTCGCCACCACCACCCAGCTCTCCCGACTGGTCGAGGCGCTGCGCGACGAGGGCGGGTGGACCGAGCCGCACGCCTGGGAGTGCCTGGTCCGCAACTGGCACGTGCTGGGCCTGGCAGTCCGCCCGGACCACCGGATGCAGGGCCACACGGCGTTTCTGGTCACCGCCCGGCGGCTGGCGCCCGGGGTGGTCGCGCCGACCCGGCAGCGCCGGCCGGCCAAGACGGTCGAGCTCGAGGTCGCGTTCGGCATGGTCGTCGAGCCGGCGCAGCCGGACTCCGATCAGCGGCCGGCCCGGCCGCCGCTGCCCTGA